In one Brassica oleracea var. oleracea cultivar TO1000 chromosome C9, BOL, whole genome shotgun sequence genomic region, the following are encoded:
- the LOC106314790 gene encoding uncharacterized protein LOC106314790: protein MASRSSNPCDSDRAQTRTGSANVEHIQSGDVSALTEVLSEETRLPRASTQEAKDLEGEKSVARVKSSSPTGLEGRDRPQKKAKTKGSDHRLRVSGEAPVAKPFHWQFSHSKDCTITEDPNSVTHLVRHFKPAGCPLPSWRNMTEREAYVKTAVAHAKAMEANNEFAATLEKRLQDVSHSNELYKIKKVVRELKLGLKMAQDRERANAAQLAAAQKLGNQAASLEARLRVVSNERKSALEQVSFLEAKVESSANKFSDDLRRATYDAKTALADSYLDVLVSLKEKWEKKKAATDSEACLTEVMANIDLLKEIMNNNFLASDDLLRLRTKEVELGSELDVMAVLYFSVGVGKLDLPQILEDLPEDFFARDPSAANGADDVTKCSGGQFEDGEFGIEE from the exons ATGGCTTCGAGAAGTTCAAACCCCTGCGATTCCGATAGGGCGCAAACTCGAACTGGTAGTGCTAATGTGGAACACATTCAATCCGGAGACGTGAGCGCGCTCACAGAAGTTCTTAGTGAGGAGACCCGACTTCCGCGGGCTTCAACCCAAGAGGCCAAGGACCTCGAGGGTGAAAAGTCTGTTGCTCGTGTTAAGTCGAGTAGCCCAACAGGTTTGGAGGGGCGTGACCGCCCCCAGAAGAAGGCAAAGACGAAAGGCTCAGACCATCGTCTCCGTGTCTCAGGTGAAGCGCCAGTTGCTAAACCGTTTCATTGGCAGTTCTCACACTCTAAGGATTGCACTATTACAGAAGATCCGAACAGTGTTACTCACTTGGTGAGGCACTTCAAACCTGCTGGATGTCCGCTTCCTTCTTGGCGAAATATGACGGAACGCGAAGCTTATGTAAAAACGGCTGTGGCTCATGCTAAG GCTATGGAGGCTAACAACGAGTTCGCGGCGACTTTGGAAAAGCGCCTGCAAGATGTCTCTCACTCTAACGAGCTTTACAAGATAAAGAAGGTCGTTCGAGAGTTAAAGCTCGGTTTGAAGATGGCTCAAGATCGGGAGCGTGCAAATGCTGCTCAACTGGCCGCTGCTCAGAAATTGGGGAATCAGGCTGCTTCGCTTGAAGCTCGTCTGCGAGTTGTGAGTAATGAGAGGAAATCGGCCCTTGAGCAAGTTTCCTTTTTGGAAGCGAAGGTTGAATCTTCTGCTAATAAGTTCTCTGACGACCTTCGTCGCGCAACTTATGACGCTAAAACGGCTTTGGCGGACAGCTACTTGGACGTGTTGGTGTCTCTGAAAGAAAAGTGGGAGAAGAAGAAGGCCGCGACTGATTCTGAGGCTTGTCTTACTGAGGTTATGGCAAATATAGATCTCTTGAAGGAGATCATGAACAACAATTTTTTGGCCTCGGACGATTTGTTGCGACTTCGAACGAAGGAGGTCGAGCTCGGGTCCGAGCTCGATGTGATGGCGGTTTTGTATTTTTCCGTTGGTGTTGGGAAGCTCGATTTGCCTCAAATTTTGGAGGATCTACCAGAAGATTTCTTTGCTAGGGACCCTTCTGCGGCGAATGGTGCGGATGACGTGACGAAGTGCTCGGGTGGTCAGTTCGAGGATGGCGAATTCGGCATCGAAGAGTAG